Part of the Mycolicibacterium mengxianglii genome is shown below.
GCCGACGGCACCCTCAATGTCGCCTACAACTGCGTGGACCGTCACGTCGAGGCAGGCAACGGCGACCGGGTGGCGATCCACTGGGAAGGCGAACCGGTTGGCCACTCCCGCTCGATCACCTATGCCGAACTCAAGGACGAGGTCTCCCAGGCCGCCAACACCCTGACCGATCTCGGACTCGTCTCCGGCGACCGGGTCGCCATCTACATGCCGATGGTGCCGGAGGCCATCGTCGCGATGCTGGCCTGTGCGCGCCTCGGTGTCATGCACAGCGTCGTCTTCGCCGGCTTCTCCGCCTCGGCCCTGAAAGCTCGCATCGACGACGCCCAGGCGAAAATGGTGATCACCACCGACGGGCAGTACCGTCGCGGTTCAGCGGTATCGCTGAAAATCGGCGTGGACGAAGCCATCGAGGGATTGGGCGACGCCAGCCCCGTCGAGCACGTTCTGGTTGTTCGCCGCACCGGAATCGACATCCCGTTCACCGAAGGTCGCGACCTGTGGTGGGACGAGACCGTACCCAAGGCCTCCACCGAACACACCCCCGAAGCGTTCGACGCCGAGCACCCCCTGTTCCTGCTCTACACCTCGGGCACCACCGGCAAGCCCAAGGGCATCATGCACACCTCCGGCGGCTATCTCACCCAGGCGTCCTACACCCATTCGGTGGTCTTCGACATCAAACCGGAGACCGACGTCTACTGGTGCACCGCTGACATCGGTTGGGTCACCGGGCACACCTACATCGTGTACGGGCCGCTGTCCAACGGCGTCACCCAGGTGGTCTACGAAGGCACGCCGGCCTCGCCGAATGAGCACCGGCACTTCGAGGTCATCGAAAAGTACGGTGTGACAATCTATTACACGGCCCCGACCCTGGTGCGCACGTTCATGAAGTGGGGTCGCGAGATCGCCTTCGAGCACGACCTGTCCAGCCTGCGACTGCTGGGATCCGTCGGCGAGCCGATCAACCCCGAAGCCTGGCGGTGGTACCGATTGATCTTCGGCGCCGACAAGACCCCGATCGTCGACACCTGGTGGCAGACCGAGACCGGCGCGGCGATGATCTCCCCGCTGCCCGGAGTCACCCACTGCAAGCCCGGTTCGGCGATGCGCCCACTGCCCGGAATCTCGGCCAAGATCGTCGACGACGAGGGCAACGACCTCGCGCCGGGCACCGATCACGGCGAGCAGGCCAGCGGCTACCTGGTTTTGGACAAGCCGTGGCCGGCGATGCTGCGCGGCATCTGGGGTGACCCGGAACGGTTCAAAGAGACCTACTGGTCGCGGTTCGCCGAACAGGGCTGGTACTTCGCCGGTGACGGTGCGCGCTACGGCAAGGACGGCGAGATCTGGATTCTGGGCCGCATCGACGACGTGATGAACGTTTCGGGCCACCGGATCTCGACCGCCGAGGTGGAGTCCGCGCTTGTCGGGCACTCCGGCGTGGCCGAGGCGGCAGTGGTCGGGGCCGCCGATGAGCAGACGGGGCAGGCGATCTGCGCGTTCGTGATCCTGAAGTCGCATCACGCCGAAACCCCGCACGAGCAGATGGTCGACGAACTGCGCGCCGAGGTATCCCGGGAGATCTCCCCCATCGCGAAGCCACGTGAGATCCACGTGGTACCCGAGCTGCCCAAGACCCGTAGCGGCAAGATCATGCGGCGGCTGCTGCGTGACGTCGCCGAGGGCCGCGAACTCGGCGACACCTCAACCCTGGTCGACCCGAGCGTCTTCGAGGCCATCCGGGCGGGTAAGTAACCAGGCCCTAGGTCAGACCGGGACGAAGCCCGTTCCCGGTCTGGCTTTGGCGGTGATGTCGGCGAGCTGGGTGTTGAACGACATGGTGACCGCCGGCGTGTGCAACGGGATGAACTTGACTGCGCACGTCGGCAGGTCGTCGCTGAACGCGCCGTGGATCATCCCGACCAGCCTGTTGTCGACGGTGACCGGCGCGCCGGAATCGCCGGGCTGCCCACACACCTGATTCAGAATGGTTCCCGGGTTCTCACCGGGCCCCCACGTCACACCACAGGAGTAGCCGGTGGTGCGGCCCAGCTTGCAGGCCACCTGACCGAACGCCGGATCGGGTCCGAGGCCGGCGATGACGAATCCGTTGACGTTGTTGGTGGGGATCACCTTGCTGCGGTCAAACCGGATGACGGCGTAGTCCAGTGATTCGTTGCCGGCCACCATCTCGCCCACCGGCCCGGCCGCCTCAGCGCCTTCGGCGGCGACCTGGGCACCCGGTCCGCCGCAGTGCGCCGAGGTGAATCCCACGAGGTCACCGCGGTTGTCGGTGCCGATGGCGGTCAAGGTGCAGTACGACTTGCCGTCGATCACGATGCCGGAGCCACCGCCGAGGGTGACCGGCGCCGCCGCAGCCGGGCTCGCGGTGACAACCGACAAGAGCAGCAGCGCCGCGGCAGCGACGTATCGGTTGCGCCAGGTCATCAATGCGGCCTCCCAAATCAGGGCCGGGGACCCTGGGTGCAATGGCTCGACAGAGTTTAGCGGGGTCCCAGAAGTAACACCCGCACCACAGCGCCCGGCGGCATTTCGGGCGGCCCTCAAGCCGGAGTCGTCCCCGGGCAACCCGGCATGGCACCATGAACCCCGATAGCGCTGATGACAATTTCAACCTGCCGGGAGGGTTCCGTCCGTGAGCAATGGTGACCGCAAGAGTGGCGTGCCCGCGACCGTGACGTCGATCCCGCTGGTCGATCCGAACGCGGTGCCGGCGGACCCCTCGATCGGTGAGCTGGTCAAAGACGCCACCGCGCAGGTGTCCACGCTGGTGCGCGCCGAGGTTGAACTGGCACGCGCGGAGATCACCCGGGACGTCAAGAAGGGCCTGACCGGCAGCGTCTACTTCATCCTGGCGCTGGTGGTGCTGTTCTACTCCACCTTCTTCTTCTTCTTCTTCGTCGCCGAACTGCTGGACAACTGGCTGTGGCGGTGGGCCTCGTTCCTGATCGTCTTCGGTGTCATGGTGCTCACCACCGCGGTCTTCGGGCTGCTGGGCTATCGCAAGGTCCGTCGCATCCGGGGCCCACAGCAGACCATCGAGACCGTCAAGGAGGCCAAGTCGGCCTTCACCGGCAGCCATGACAAAGCACCTGTTGCCTCGGACGCCAAACCGGTCTCGACCAAAGATCCTTCGGGCTGGTAAATGCCACCCCCGGACCCGTCCGTCACCCGGATCAGCGGGCCCTGGCGTCATCTCGACGTCCA
Proteins encoded:
- the acs gene encoding acetate--CoA ligase translates to MQPSVTTLTGMTDTHTQVLSAYPPPAEFAEQANATEEMYREAEADRLAFWATQANRLAWSKPFTEVLDWSEAPFAKWFADGTLNVAYNCVDRHVEAGNGDRVAIHWEGEPVGHSRSITYAELKDEVSQAANTLTDLGLVSGDRVAIYMPMVPEAIVAMLACARLGVMHSVVFAGFSASALKARIDDAQAKMVITTDGQYRRGSAVSLKIGVDEAIEGLGDASPVEHVLVVRRTGIDIPFTEGRDLWWDETVPKASTEHTPEAFDAEHPLFLLYTSGTTGKPKGIMHTSGGYLTQASYTHSVVFDIKPETDVYWCTADIGWVTGHTYIVYGPLSNGVTQVVYEGTPASPNEHRHFEVIEKYGVTIYYTAPTLVRTFMKWGREIAFEHDLSSLRLLGSVGEPINPEAWRWYRLIFGADKTPIVDTWWQTETGAAMISPLPGVTHCKPGSAMRPLPGISAKIVDDEGNDLAPGTDHGEQASGYLVLDKPWPAMLRGIWGDPERFKETYWSRFAEQGWYFAGDGARYGKDGEIWILGRIDDVMNVSGHRISTAEVESALVGHSGVAEAAVVGAADEQTGQAICAFVILKSHHAETPHEQMVDELRAEVSREISPIAKPREIHVVPELPKTRSGKIMRRLLRDVAEGRELGDTSTLVDPSVFEAIRAGK
- a CDS encoding S1 family peptidase, which codes for MTWRNRYVAAAALLLLSVVTASPAAAAPVTLGGGSGIVIDGKSYCTLTAIGTDNRGDLVGFTSAHCGGPGAQVAAEGAEAAGPVGEMVAGNESLDYAVIRFDRSKVIPTNNVNGFVIAGLGPDPAFGQVACKLGRTTGYSCGVTWGPGENPGTILNQVCGQPGDSGAPVTVDNRLVGMIHGAFSDDLPTCAVKFIPLHTPAVTMSFNTQLADITAKARPGTGFVPV
- a CDS encoding phage holin family protein, translating into MSNGDRKSGVPATVTSIPLVDPNAVPADPSIGELVKDATAQVSTLVRAEVELARAEITRDVKKGLTGSVYFILALVVLFYSTFFFFFFVAELLDNWLWRWASFLIVFGVMVLTTAVFGLLGYRKVRRIRGPQQTIETVKEAKSAFTGSHDKAPVASDAKPVSTKDPSGW